The Pyrococcus horikoshii OT3 genome includes a window with the following:
- a CDS encoding glycogen synthase yields the protein MKILIMGFEYLPVKVGGLAEALTSIAEALASLGHEVLVFTPSHGRFQGSEIGIIKAFGGKVAIKVHLEENGNLRIYRIGGGLLDHQDVYGPGWEGLIRKTVIFGKASVLLLNELLKSEDLPDVLHFHDWHTVFAGALIKKYFRIPAVFTIHRLNKSKIPAFYFHEAGLPELAPYPDLDPEHTGGYIADIVTTVSRGYLLDEWDFFRNFNGKVTYVFNGIDCSFWNENYLKGSRKERRSSILAKFGMSDGITFMFIGRFDRRQKGVDTLLRAIELLSERPEFKEMRFIIIGMGDPELENWARELEKRYDNVRVLTEMLSREFVRELYGSVDFVIIPSYFEPFGLVSLEAMCLGAIPIASSVGGLRDVIVSIDEDHVDGTGLLVKPGDPWDLANAILRMHSIAMDNEFVEKLRDNCKKRAKSFSWENSAKRYLRAYKGNIDRIFDFAM from the coding sequence ATGAAGATACTCATCATGGGGTTTGAATATCTCCCTGTAAAAGTGGGAGGCTTGGCTGAAGCTTTAACTTCCATTGCAGAAGCCCTCGCCTCTTTAGGACATGAAGTCCTAGTCTTCACGCCTTCCCATGGAAGGTTTCAGGGTTCAGAAATTGGGATTATAAAAGCTTTTGGGGGGAAAGTTGCCATCAAAGTTCACTTGGAGGAGAATGGAAATTTGAGGATCTATAGAATTGGCGGGGGGTTGTTAGATCATCAAGACGTATACGGCCCAGGATGGGAGGGTTTGATAAGGAAAACCGTTATATTTGGGAAAGCTAGCGTTCTCTTGCTGAATGAACTCTTAAAGAGTGAAGACCTTCCCGATGTTCTCCACTTCCATGACTGGCACACCGTATTTGCTGGAGCTTTAATTAAAAAGTACTTTAGGATTCCAGCGGTATTCACAATCCATAGGCTTAACAAGTCGAAGATCCCAGCATTTTATTTCCATGAAGCGGGATTACCTGAGCTCGCTCCTTATCCGGATCTAGACCCTGAGCACACTGGAGGTTACATAGCTGACATAGTGACAACGGTTAGTAGGGGGTACCTCCTGGATGAGTGGGACTTCTTTAGGAACTTCAATGGAAAGGTAACCTACGTTTTCAATGGAATAGATTGTAGTTTTTGGAATGAGAATTATCTAAAGGGTTCCAGGAAGGAAAGAAGGAGCTCCATACTTGCGAAATTTGGAATGAGTGATGGGATAACTTTCATGTTCATAGGAAGGTTTGATAGAAGGCAGAAGGGAGTTGATACTTTGCTCAGGGCCATAGAGCTTCTATCCGAGAGACCTGAGTTTAAGGAAATGAGATTTATCATCATTGGAATGGGGGATCCAGAGTTGGAAAACTGGGCCAGGGAATTAGAAAAGAGGTATGACAACGTTAGGGTATTAACGGAAATGCTCAGCAGAGAATTCGTGAGAGAACTCTATGGTTCGGTAGACTTCGTAATAATCCCTTCATATTTTGAACCATTTGGACTAGTTTCCCTAGAGGCGATGTGTCTCGGGGCCATTCCCATAGCTTCATCAGTTGGTGGACTTAGGGATGTCATTGTGAGTATAGATGAAGATCACGTTGATGGTACCGGATTACTAGTAAAACCTGGAGACCCATGGGATCTAGCTAATGCAATTCTTAGGATGCACAGTATCGCAATGGATAATGAGTTTGTGGAGAAATTAAGGGATAACTGCAAGAAAAGAGCAAAGTCATTTTCCTGG
- the cobO gene encoding cob(I)yrinic acid a,c-diamide adenosyltransferase — MSWREKLGMIHIYTGNGKGKTTAALGLALRMLGSGGKVIIIQFMKAPKVYGEYFMAEKCNFKIESYGLPKFVHGKPDEEDIKAAKRALERAREVVKSGEWDLVILDEICVALGFGMLNIEEVKELIQEKAKNTELVLTGRYCPKELYELADYVTEMREIKHPYQRGILARRGVEY; from the coding sequence ATGAGCTGGAGAGAAAAACTCGGCATGATTCATATATACACTGGAAATGGAAAAGGTAAAACCACGGCCGCTTTGGGTCTAGCCCTTAGAATGCTTGGTTCTGGCGGGAAGGTTATCATAATCCAGTTCATGAAAGCTCCCAAGGTCTATGGGGAATACTTTATGGCCGAAAAATGTAACTTTAAGATAGAATCTTATGGTCTTCCTAAGTTCGTTCACGGAAAGCCCGATGAGGAAGACATTAAAGCAGCTAAAAGGGCTTTGGAAAGGGCTAGAGAAGTTGTAAAAAGCGGTGAATGGGATCTAGTGATACTTGATGAGATATGTGTGGCCTTGGGCTTTGGAATGCTAAATATTGAGGAAGTCAAAGAGCTTATCCAAGAGAAAGCTAAGAATACTGAACTCGTATTAACTGGGAGATACTGTCCCAAGGAACTTTACGAGTTAGCTGATTATGTTACCGAAATGAGGGAGATAAAACACCCCTATCAAAGGGGAATTTTGGCCAGAAGAGGAGTAGAATACTAA
- a CDS encoding molybdenum cofactor guanylyltransferase, with amino-acid sequence MLGLIFAVKLKPTDNYLIPINDEPMIRILESRLRQAKRIEDVITLVKKGQEKKYSLHVEKVKPVKGRTIIDVLLEGLPSGGDIFLIKGNMPLVMPFFVNYMSTIFIEESPDALIPKWKDGRIELFHAIYNARALRNALEGMKAEGEKNIGNLPRYLDAEYLCVDELLGRNEKLMWSFFAIRGSEDLRIVLKSGII; translated from the coding sequence ATGCTTGGGTTGATTTTTGCGGTAAAGCTAAAACCCACAGACAACTATTTAATCCCAATAAACGATGAACCCATGATTAGAATACTTGAATCAAGGCTTAGACAAGCAAAGAGAATTGAAGATGTTATAACCCTGGTGAAGAAGGGGCAAGAGAAGAAATACTCTCTCCATGTTGAAAAAGTAAAGCCGGTTAAAGGTAGGACTATCATAGACGTCCTTCTCGAGGGCCTTCCAAGTGGAGGGGATATATTCCTTATAAAGGGAAATATGCCCCTTGTAATGCCATTCTTCGTTAATTATATGAGCACTATTTTCATTGAAGAATCCCCAGATGCCCTGATACCTAAGTGGAAGGATGGTAGAATAGAACTATTTCATGCAATTTACAATGCTAGGGCCCTTAGAAATGCACTAGAAGGTATGAAAGCTGAAGGGGAAAAGAACATCGGTAATTTACCGAGATACTTGGATGCTGAATATCTATGCGTTGATGAACTTCTTGGAAGAAACGAAAAATTAATGTGGAGCTTTTTTGCAATTAGGGGTTCAGAAGATTTAAGGATCGTACTTAAAAGTGGCATAATTTAG
- a CDS encoding carboxylate/amino acid/amine transporter: MRGYLLVFLAASMWGTLGIFAKFLYRYNLSTYTIVFYRVIFALIFLFIYLKIKKIPILIPKERLKFYIAYGFFSIFLFYSLYFYTVKISSVSFAVLMLYTAPAYSTILGKLIFNEEINKKKLLAVILVIGGVISLNYGGISFSLKAIVAGLTSGFTYALYGVFAKMAVSKEEPERVLFNVLLIGAIFLIPFTDFKIPPESLPYLIALAFFPTFLGYILYNTALKTVEVSKASVIATIEPVVAMTLAFIIFGEELSIVQLIGASMIIGGALLAKTA, from the coding sequence ATGAGGGGATATCTTCTTGTTTTCTTAGCAGCTTCCATGTGGGGAACGTTGGGAATATTTGCGAAGTTCCTGTATAGGTATAACTTATCTACCTACACGATAGTCTTTTATAGGGTGATATTCGCCCTAATATTCCTCTTCATCTATCTTAAAATTAAGAAAATACCGATCCTTATCCCTAAGGAGAGGTTAAAGTTCTATATTGCTTATGGATTCTTTAGCATATTCCTATTCTACTCCCTGTACTTTTACACCGTAAAGATATCCTCGGTCTCATTTGCCGTTCTAATGCTGTATACTGCTCCCGCATATTCAACGATCCTTGGAAAGCTGATATTCAACGAGGAGATAAATAAGAAAAAGCTTCTTGCCGTTATACTCGTCATAGGTGGAGTTATTAGTCTAAACTATGGGGGGATAAGTTTCAGCTTAAAGGCCATTGTAGCCGGATTGACCAGCGGGTTTACTTACGCCCTTTACGGTGTATTCGCCAAGATGGCCGTTAGCAAAGAGGAACCGGAGAGGGTGCTTTTTAATGTTCTCTTAATAGGGGCAATTTTTCTAATACCCTTTACGGATTTTAAAATCCCCCCAGAATCGCTCCCCTATCTGATTGCTCTAGCATTTTTCCCAACCTTTCTAGGCTATATCCTCTACAATACAGCATTAAAAACCGTTGAAGTTAGTAAAGCATCCGTGATAGCCACGATTGAACCAGTAGTAGCTATGACCTTAGCATTCATAATTTTTGGAGAAGAGTTAAGTATTGTCCAGTTAATAGGGGCCTCGATGATAATCGGTGGAGCTTTACTAGCTAAAACAGCTTAG
- a CDS encoding TIGR00288 family NYN domain-containing protein translates to MKRVISKILKKEKEKEEEVEEKTIGLIIDGPNILRKEFGIKLEDIKKALEKIGKIRVAKVVLNQYAPQGLIEAVVNQGFEPIIVAGDTDVRVAIEAMELIYNTDVDVIALATRDADFLPLISEAKRKGKETVVIGVEPGFSVALQNAADYIIKMEKKKEAEGY, encoded by the coding sequence GTGAAGAGGGTAATATCGAAGATATTGAAGAAGGAAAAGGAGAAGGAGGAAGAGGTAGAAGAAAAAACGATAGGCTTGATAATTGATGGACCGAACATTCTTAGAAAGGAATTTGGGATAAAGCTTGAGGACATAAAGAAGGCCTTAGAAAAAATTGGAAAGATCAGAGTAGCTAAAGTTGTTTTAAACCAGTACGCCCCTCAAGGATTGATAGAGGCCGTTGTTAATCAAGGTTTTGAACCCATAATCGTTGCAGGAGACACCGATGTTAGAGTGGCCATAGAGGCTATGGAACTAATTTACAATACAGACGTTGACGTTATAGCACTTGCAACCAGGGATGCAGATTTCCTACCCTTAATAAGTGAAGCCAAGAGAAAGGGAAAAGAAACTGTGGTAATTGGGGTAGAACCGGGCTTTTCAGTGGCCCTACAGAATGCTGCAGATTATATAATAAAGATGGAGAAGAAAAAAGAAGCTGAAGGGTATTAG
- a CDS encoding DUF99 family protein, whose amino-acid sequence MIRKVKKEIRVIGFDDGTFKFKSRGDKVILVGVIMKGSSDVVGIVTRWITIDGLDVTDAIIDAINSSRFKDLRVVLLKGITYAGFNIVDVSRVFKETGLPVIVVVRKKPDIGAMESALRKHFDDYEVRIKLLRSAGKLVELIPGKLYYQAIGISYDKAAEVIQVTSRNSMVPEALRLAHMIASAVMCGESKKD is encoded by the coding sequence ATGATCAGGAAAGTGAAGAAGGAAATTAGGGTAATAGGATTTGACGATGGTACGTTTAAATTTAAGTCTCGGGGAGATAAGGTAATCTTAGTTGGAGTTATTATGAAGGGCTCCTCCGATGTCGTTGGCATTGTCACTAGGTGGATAACCATAGATGGTCTCGACGTTACAGACGCTATAATCGATGCCATTAACTCGAGCAGGTTTAAAGACTTAAGGGTAGTATTGCTTAAGGGCATAACCTATGCGGGTTTTAACATTGTTGACGTTAGCAGGGTTTTCAAGGAGACGGGACTTCCTGTTATAGTCGTGGTCAGGAAAAAGCCGGATATAGGGGCGATGGAATCAGCACTTAGAAAGCATTTCGACGATTATGAAGTAAGGATTAAATTATTGAGAAGTGCAGGAAAGCTAGTTGAACTTATTCCTGGGAAGCTCTACTATCAAGCGATTGGAATTAGTTATGACAAGGCAGCTGAGGTGATACAGGTCACCAGTAGGAATTCCATGGTTCCAGAGGCCTTAAGATTGGCCCACATGATAGCTTCAGCTGTGATGTGTGGGGAGAGTAAAAAAGACTAA
- a CDS encoding TIGR00288 family NYN domain-containing protein, translating to MARWERIVEGVKSIALIKRKIISRGKRIALLVDGPNILRKELGVHLEDIVEALSSLGNIRVAKVILNQYAPQSLIEAVSNQGFEPVIVAGEIGVKLAVEAMREVYNPNIDIIALATRNTEFVPIILKAKEKGKETAIIGVEPGFSSALKHAADYVIVLESRGELSEEGNIEDIEEGKGEGGRGRRKNDRLDN from the coding sequence ATGGCCCGCTGGGAGAGAATAGTTGAAGGAGTAAAAAGCATAGCATTGATTAAGCGTAAGATCATAAGTAGGGGAAAAAGGATTGCTCTCCTCGTTGATGGTCCCAATATACTTAGGAAAGAGCTTGGAGTTCATCTGGAGGATATAGTGGAGGCCCTAAGTAGCCTTGGTAACATCAGGGTTGCAAAGGTAATCCTCAATCAATACGCTCCTCAAAGTCTAATTGAAGCGGTGTCAAATCAAGGTTTTGAACCAGTAATTGTTGCCGGAGAAATAGGGGTAAAGCTTGCAGTAGAAGCCATGAGAGAGGTTTACAATCCGAACATAGACATAATAGCTCTAGCAACAAGAAACACGGAATTCGTGCCAATAATACTCAAGGCAAAGGAGAAAGGAAAAGAAACCGCAATAATAGGGGTAGAGCCTGGTTTTAGTTCGGCATTAAAGCATGCAGCAGATTATGTGATAGTACTAGAGTCGAGAGGTGAGTTGAGTGAAGAGGGTAATATCGAAGATATTGAAGAAGGAAAAGGAGAAGGAGGAAGAGGTAGAAGAAAAAACGATAGGCTTGATAATTGA